A window of Corallococcus macrosporus DSM 14697 contains these coding sequences:
- a CDS encoding TetR/AcrR family transcriptional regulator translates to MPRPRASRLDPERRQTLLDVAAEEFAEHGFDGASFNRILERAGFSKGVAYYYFEGKDDLYAAVLALTLEALAQRFGAWQRPPDADGFWRTLRERYFALTSHIINDERSARLLRSMSQARTHPKLQEAWLRFEGPLVAWFQRVLEDGRALGAVRADVPESLLLTSLMGIGQASDGWLLEQWAQKGAPALRKGAAQVFSLFEDLLTPRPVGLAPAKRR, encoded by the coding sequence ATGCCCCGTCCCCGCGCCAGCAGGCTCGACCCCGAGCGCCGCCAGACCCTCCTCGACGTGGCCGCGGAGGAGTTCGCGGAGCACGGCTTCGACGGGGCGTCATTCAACCGCATCCTGGAGCGCGCGGGGTTCTCCAAGGGCGTCGCGTACTACTACTTCGAGGGCAAGGACGACCTGTATGCCGCCGTGCTGGCCCTCACGTTGGAGGCGCTGGCGCAGCGCTTCGGCGCGTGGCAACGGCCCCCGGACGCGGACGGCTTCTGGCGCACGCTGCGCGAGCGCTACTTCGCGCTGACGTCCCACATCATCAACGACGAGCGCTCGGCCCGGCTCCTCCGGAGCATGTCGCAGGCGCGCACCCATCCGAAGCTCCAGGAGGCGTGGCTGCGCTTCGAAGGGCCGCTGGTGGCGTGGTTCCAGCGGGTGCTCGAGGACGGGCGCGCGCTGGGCGCGGTGCGGGCCGATGTGCCGGAGTCCCTGCTGCTGACGTCCCTCATGGGCATTGGCCAGGCCTCGGATGGGTGGCTGCTGGAGCAGTGGGCCCAGAAGGGGGCGCCCGCGCTCCGGAAGGGCGCGGCGCAGGTGTTCTCCCTCTTCGAGGACCTGCTCACGCCCAGGCCCGTGGGACTGGCGCCCGCGAAGCGGCGCTAG
- a CDS encoding MFS transporter has product MPQPAWTSPVPRSVQRRVRALVFVTVFLDLVGFGLIIPLLPFYVESMGGSATTAGVLLALFSFAQLVASPVLGRLSDRVGRRPVILLSLLGNAISMALFAYSTHVQWLPWLFASRLLAGATAGNLAACQAAVADVTEEHARAAGMGRVGAGIGLGMVLGPVIGSVLHVYGAWAPPLAGAVMAAAAMLGVFFFFPETHHPQAASRPTPGRPRVRLAEVLARPGLGAVLALTFLVFIGMTNLQVSLGLLAQARFGWGEREIGRLFALMGLVTFVLQAFGIGWLTRRVRDTTLVLVGALSMGTGLACIAAASHGAMLVLAMVLVGTGTGLLQPLMASLASGFAGSELRGGVLGVVQSAGGLARVVGPVWSGFLYSRLGPGAPFTSGAAASGIALLVAASLLRRRVPEAPPQSSMKA; this is encoded by the coding sequence ATGCCCCAGCCCGCCTGGACTTCTCCCGTGCCTCGCAGCGTGCAGCGCCGGGTCCGAGCGCTCGTCTTCGTCACGGTGTTCCTGGACCTGGTGGGCTTCGGCCTCATCATCCCGCTGCTGCCGTTCTACGTGGAGTCCATGGGCGGGTCGGCCACCACGGCGGGCGTGCTGCTGGCGTTGTTCTCCTTCGCGCAGCTCGTGGCGTCACCGGTGCTGGGGCGTCTGTCGGACCGGGTGGGGCGCCGCCCCGTCATCCTGTTGAGCCTCCTGGGCAACGCCATCTCCATGGCGCTGTTCGCGTACTCCACCCACGTCCAGTGGCTGCCGTGGCTGTTCGCGTCGCGGCTGCTCGCCGGGGCCACCGCGGGCAACCTGGCGGCGTGTCAGGCGGCGGTGGCGGACGTCACGGAGGAGCACGCGCGGGCCGCGGGCATGGGCCGCGTGGGCGCGGGCATTGGCCTGGGCATGGTGCTGGGGCCCGTCATCGGCAGCGTCCTCCACGTGTACGGCGCCTGGGCCCCGCCGCTGGCGGGCGCGGTGATGGCGGCCGCGGCGATGCTGGGGGTCTTCTTCTTCTTTCCGGAGACGCATCACCCGCAGGCCGCGTCGCGGCCGACGCCAGGGCGTCCCCGCGTGCGGCTGGCGGAGGTCCTGGCCCGGCCCGGGTTGGGCGCGGTGCTGGCGCTGACGTTCCTGGTGTTCATCGGCATGACGAACCTCCAGGTGTCGCTGGGGCTGCTGGCCCAGGCGCGGTTCGGCTGGGGCGAGCGGGAGATTGGCCGCCTCTTCGCGCTGATGGGCCTGGTCACCTTCGTGCTTCAGGCCTTCGGCATCGGCTGGCTGACGCGCCGGGTGCGCGACACGACGCTGGTGCTGGTGGGGGCCTTGAGCATGGGCACCGGGCTCGCGTGCATCGCCGCCGCGAGCCATGGCGCCATGCTGGTGCTGGCCATGGTGCTGGTGGGGACGGGGACGGGGTTGTTGCAGCCGCTGATGGCCAGCCTCGCCTCCGGGTTCGCGGGCAGCGAGCTGCGCGGCGGCGTGCTGGGCGTGGTGCAGTCGGCGGGAGGCCTGGCGCGCGTGGTGGGGCCGGTGTGGAGCGGCTTCCTCTACTCGCGGCTGGGGCCGGGCGCGCCCTTCACCAGCGGCGCCGCGGCGTCCGGCATCGCCTTGTTGGTGGCGGCCTCGCTCCTGCGGCGGCGCGTCCCGGAGGCACCGCCGCAGTCGAGCATGAAGGCCTGA
- a CDS encoding efflux RND transporter periplasmic adaptor subunit: MTLFVRRLVSVPLLVLGAACTSNPSAPAAPASEPPPRASASSAWVPVRAASRVALAEAPALVLSGPDTTAALTAPFRARVQRVRARPGQTVEQGAPLIEVLMPEVVQAAGAASAAALRLEAYSRQVERLEALHAQGLAKLPELAEAQTQQAEARAALVAAHAVLRVAGIAPGEARAVAERGTVWLKSPIAGVVTEVRAVLGEVQPEASAALARVASDGPARLEARLSVRPPEGASFAFVSSLGAPTPVRLVGQSPQVDAADGTFRAWFEPEEGVVLRAGLGGRLRIHAAPAEDTVLVPARALAFENERTLVFVRGGDGKAVRRDVEVLATSGAEALVKGAVSTRDSVAADGAVLLLEARGQEDAGGNEVAP; encoded by the coding sequence ATGACGCTCTTCGTCCGACGCCTCGTCTCCGTGCCGCTGCTCGTCCTGGGGGCGGCCTGCACCTCGAATCCCTCCGCCCCGGCCGCTCCCGCGTCAGAGCCCCCACCGCGCGCCTCGGCGTCCTCCGCCTGGGTGCCGGTGCGGGCCGCGTCGCGCGTGGCCCTGGCCGAGGCGCCCGCGCTGGTGCTCTCCGGCCCGGACACCACCGCGGCGTTGACGGCGCCGTTTCGCGCGCGGGTCCAGCGGGTCCGCGCGCGCCCGGGCCAGACGGTGGAGCAGGGGGCCCCGCTCATCGAGGTGCTGATGCCCGAGGTGGTGCAGGCCGCGGGCGCCGCCAGCGCCGCCGCGCTCCGGCTGGAGGCCTACTCCCGGCAGGTGGAGCGCTTGGAGGCGCTCCATGCCCAGGGCCTGGCGAAGCTGCCCGAGCTGGCGGAGGCCCAGACGCAGCAGGCGGAGGCCCGCGCCGCCCTGGTGGCCGCGCACGCCGTCCTGCGCGTGGCGGGCATCGCGCCCGGTGAGGCGCGCGCCGTGGCCGAGCGGGGCACCGTGTGGCTCAAGAGCCCGATTGCCGGCGTCGTCACCGAGGTGCGCGCGGTGCTGGGCGAGGTGCAGCCGGAGGCCAGCGCCGCGTTGGCGCGCGTGGCCTCGGATGGGCCGGCGCGCCTGGAGGCCCGGCTGTCGGTCCGTCCTCCGGAGGGCGCCAGCTTCGCCTTCGTCTCGTCCCTGGGCGCGCCGACGCCGGTGCGGCTGGTGGGGCAGTCACCCCAGGTGGACGCGGCGGACGGCACCTTCCGCGCGTGGTTCGAGCCGGAGGAGGGCGTCGTGCTGCGCGCGGGCCTGGGTGGGCGCCTGCGCATCCACGCCGCGCCGGCCGAGGACACCGTCCTGGTGCCCGCGCGGGCCCTGGCCTTCGAGAACGAGCGGACGCTCGTCTTCGTGCGCGGCGGGGATGGCAAGGCCGTGCGCCGCGACGTGGAGGTGCTGGCCACGTCGGGGGCCGAGGCGCTGGTGAAGGGCGCGGTGTCCACCCGGGACTCGGTCGCGGCGGATGGCGCGGTGTTGCTCCTGGAGGCGCGAGGTCAGGAGGACGCGGGTGGGAATGAGGTGGCGCCGTGA
- the opgC gene encoding OpgC domain-containing protein, with product MKRRPEFDSLRGVLLVLMTLTHLPTRLNTFSNQPFGFVSAAEGFVFLSAFLVGVVYARKVDDADPNVLWRGLWQRALKVYGYHVALLAFAFAVIGTLGMTTHRPAIHNLLAFFHEDPVTALWGSLFLLYCPPLLDILPLYVLLLLVTPFIFLGARRLGWTKVLCVSGLVWLSAQLGLKRALYDLLVFIPVLPWPPLRIELSGAFDFFGWQFLWVLGVWLGVARATAPEAREPVSPVLLTGALVVSVALLLLRYQVGIFNIDFGVYGALIDKWTLAPVRLVNFLAMALLVSWFSPKVFRWLRPRVLEALGRASLPVFSVHLVLCLLSLALLNENEDPLADWEELAVLVATFSVMLLVACRQAAAVRDSHPRRRDV from the coding sequence ATGAAACGCAGACCCGAGTTCGACAGCTTGCGCGGCGTGTTGCTCGTGCTGATGACGCTGACGCACCTGCCGACGCGCCTGAATACGTTCAGCAACCAGCCCTTCGGCTTCGTCTCCGCGGCCGAGGGGTTCGTCTTCCTGTCCGCGTTCCTCGTCGGCGTGGTGTACGCCCGGAAGGTCGATGACGCGGACCCGAACGTCCTGTGGCGCGGCCTCTGGCAGCGGGCGCTCAAGGTCTACGGCTACCACGTGGCGTTGCTGGCGTTCGCGTTCGCCGTCATCGGGACGCTGGGCATGACGACGCACCGTCCCGCCATCCACAACCTGCTGGCCTTCTTCCACGAGGACCCCGTCACCGCGCTCTGGGGCAGCCTGTTCCTGCTCTACTGTCCGCCGCTGCTCGACATCCTGCCGCTCTACGTCTTGCTGCTCCTGGTGACGCCCTTCATCTTCCTGGGCGCGCGCCGGCTGGGGTGGACGAAGGTCCTATGCGTGAGCGGGTTGGTCTGGCTGTCGGCGCAGTTGGGATTGAAGCGCGCGCTCTACGACTTGCTGGTGTTCATCCCCGTGCTGCCCTGGCCGCCGCTGCGCATCGAGCTGTCGGGGGCCTTCGACTTCTTCGGCTGGCAGTTCCTCTGGGTGCTGGGCGTGTGGCTGGGCGTGGCCCGGGCCACGGCGCCGGAGGCGCGCGAGCCCGTCTCGCCAGTGCTCCTCACCGGCGCGCTGGTGGTCAGCGTGGCGCTGCTGCTGCTCCGCTACCAGGTGGGCATCTTCAACATCGACTTCGGGGTGTACGGGGCGCTCATCGACAAGTGGACCCTGGCCCCGGTGCGGCTGGTGAACTTCCTGGCCATGGCGCTGCTGGTGAGCTGGTTCAGCCCCAAGGTGTTCCGCTGGCTGCGTCCGCGCGTGCTCGAGGCGCTGGGGCGGGCGTCCCTGCCGGTGTTCTCCGTGCACCTGGTGCTGTGCCTGCTGAGCCTGGCGCTCCTCAATGAGAACGAGGACCCGCTGGCGGACTGGGAAGAGCTGGCCGTGCTGGTGGCGACCTTCTCCGTGATGCTCCTGGTGGCGTGCCGGCAGGCGGCCGCCGTGCGCGACAGCCACCCCCGCCGAAGGGACGTCTGA
- a CDS encoding TolC family protein: protein MWALLVTLLAAAPAFGHPPLSFEEAQAEAAKAALPASLARAVEARRVWDARLPALAANPTLSVIPGRRAQPDGPGFEVTVAVEQPLFLSDLAGAQRDAARAETRALEKEAVAALVERRLEVARAWLTLWAAQQAAASAAHEAALAETLRKSMAEALALGGATRLEVAEAEGFEAEARLSHLSRDAEVMHARLALAVLLGRPPGAPLTAAEALPVVALPPAAEEPRWLARAGELPAAEARRLLGAAERARAVEVRAARGWQVTLGAQGVREYYGGLSGLLTVGVTPPVFDSGQRERGALLASAERLDGEAQEAAVRAAAELAQAFHEREHTGAQLTLVEKSLVPAAEEAARLADVLLRAGQSTLPDVLRARRARAAANARLAFARGEASLAAARLHLLLSALP, encoded by the coding sequence ATGTGGGCGCTCCTCGTCACGCTTCTCGCCGCGGCCCCCGCGTTCGGCCACCCCCCGCTGTCCTTCGAGGAGGCGCAGGCCGAGGCCGCGAAGGCCGCGTTACCCGCCAGCCTCGCGCGTGCCGTGGAGGCGCGGCGTGTCTGGGATGCCCGGCTGCCTGCGCTCGCGGCCAACCCGACGCTCAGCGTGATTCCGGGGCGGCGCGCCCAGCCGGACGGTCCGGGCTTTGAGGTGACGGTGGCGGTGGAGCAGCCACTCTTCCTGTCGGACCTGGCGGGGGCGCAGCGCGACGCGGCGCGAGCGGAGACCCGCGCCTTGGAGAAGGAGGCCGTGGCCGCGCTGGTGGAGCGCCGCCTGGAGGTCGCCCGGGCGTGGCTGACGCTGTGGGCCGCGCAGCAGGCCGCCGCTTCGGCCGCGCACGAGGCGGCGCTCGCGGAGACGCTCCGGAAGTCCATGGCGGAGGCCCTGGCCCTGGGCGGCGCCACCCGCCTGGAGGTGGCGGAGGCCGAGGGCTTCGAGGCGGAGGCGCGGCTCTCCCACCTGAGCCGGGACGCCGAGGTGATGCATGCGCGCCTCGCCCTGGCCGTGTTGCTGGGCCGTCCACCCGGCGCGCCGTTGACGGCGGCGGAGGCGCTGCCGGTGGTGGCGCTGCCGCCCGCCGCCGAGGAGCCGCGGTGGTTGGCGCGTGCGGGGGAGCTGCCGGCGGCGGAGGCGCGGCGGCTGCTCGGCGCGGCGGAGCGGGCGCGCGCGGTGGAGGTCCGGGCCGCGCGAGGCTGGCAGGTGACGCTGGGGGCCCAGGGCGTGCGCGAGTACTACGGCGGCCTCAGTGGGCTGCTGACGGTGGGCGTGACGCCGCCGGTGTTCGATTCGGGCCAGCGTGAGCGGGGCGCCCTGCTGGCCTCGGCCGAGCGGCTGGATGGCGAGGCACAGGAAGCCGCGGTGCGCGCCGCGGCGGAGCTGGCCCAGGCCTTTCACGAGCGCGAGCACACCGGCGCGCAGCTCACCCTCGTCGAGAAGTCCCTGGTGCCCGCGGCGGAGGAAGCGGCGCGGTTGGCCGACGTGCTGCTGCGCGCGGGCCAGAGCACGCTGCCCGATGTCCTCCGCGCCCGCCGTGCCCGTGCCGCCGCCAACGCGCGGCTCGCGTTTGCCCGCGGCGAGGCCTCGCTGGCCGCCGCGCGGCTCCACCTCCTCCTCTCCGCCCTGCCATGA